The genomic interval TCGGGTACTACTCAGTCCGTTGCGGCCAAGTTGGGTCGTCGTTTCATCGGGGCAGATATCAATCTTGGATCTGTTCAAACGACGACAAAGCGCCTCATAATGTTAATTGAGCAGCCACGAGAACTCGGCGGCAAACAGATGCCCGGATTTGATGTGTACAATGTCAATAACTACGACGTTTTCCGCAACGAGATTGAAGCTAAAGCACTGCTTGCTGAGGCTTTAGAAATCCAACCTATCGAAACAAGCTCTATCTACGACGGCGAAAAAGACGGACGCATGGTCAAGATTATGCCTGTGAACCGCATCGCGACTAAGGCCGATCTGTCCGAGCTGATCGCAGGTTTTGATTACAAAGCATTTCAACGCCGCCAAAACACCAACCCGAACCAGCCGGTCGAAAAAATCTTGCTTGTCTGCATGGGTCACGAACCCGACCTGAAAGCGCAGCTCGAGCTCGAAGTGAAACCCCACAAAATCGATGTGGAGGTCGTGGACATATTGCGCGACAAGTCCCAGCTCGAATTCAAACGCGACTCTGAGGCGCGACTGGCCATCAAGGACGGCCATCTGGAAATCGAACGCTTCTACCCGATGAACCTGCTGCAAAAGCTCTCGCTCCAAAAAGAGCAAGTCACAGATTGGCGCGAGATGGTCGAAAGCATCATGGTGGACTGGAACTACGACGGCGCGATCTTGCAGCCGGTCGAATTGGACGTGCCTGAAAAGAATGAGCTGGTCAGCGGCCGCTACAAGGTGCCCGAGGACGCAGGCACGGTGCGGGTGAAGATCACCGATCTGTTGTCGGAATCTTGGGAAGGCAGCATCGATGCCTAAAAAGACCGACGCCGCCCTTGGCGAATTCGCCTTCTTCAAGTTCCTCCTGACGTTCTACCAGCAGAATAAGAAGCGGATCAGAGTCAGCTATCGCGATCTGTCGAAGAAGTTCCTCGACTTCAACGATCCCGAAAACGCCCACGCCTACTTGCGCACGCCGCAGTTCGAGGCGCTGGAAATCTATGTGTTCTTGAAGGAGTTCTTGGACAACAAGCGCATCGAACAGATCTTCAAGGAATGGTACGAAAAAGAGGGCGTGTTCGCCGACCGCGCCGAGGGCGGCGTCGCAGCCGACACCGGGCAAATCAGCCTGTTCGAGGACGTATCCCAGAAGCAATACGAGGACGTGTTCAAAGCCATGCGTAAAAACGCGCGGGCCTATCCGAACTACATCTTCGCGCTGACCATGGGCACCGGCAAAACCATTCTGATGGCCACGTGCATCTTCTACGAGTTTATCTTGGCCAACAAATGGAAGAAGGACCCCAAATACTGCCACAACGCGCTGGTATTCTCGCCTGACAAAACGGTGCTTTTGTCGCTGCGCGAGCTTGAAACCTTTGAATTGTCCAAGGTGGTGCCGCCTGAGTACGTGAACTTTCTGACGTCCCACATCCGGTTCCACTTTCTGGAAGAGGCGGGAACGTCCCTCGACACACTCGACCAGTCCATGTTCAACGTCATTGTGTCCAACACGCAGAAGATCATTCTGAAGCGAAAGAACAAGGAAAAGACCGCCATAGATGATCTGTTCGGCGCAACGCCGGATACGTTCAAAGAGAGCGGGAGCGTCTATGCCGATGCCGCTGACTTATACGATTTCGACACGCCGGAAGAAGAAGGCGAGCTGACCACCAATCAACGGTTTGAGAAGCTCACCCGTCTTGGACAGCTGGGCATCTACGTGGACGAGGCGCACCACGCCTTTGGCAAAAAACTTGCCAAAGATATGGGGATCGGGGCGAAAGAAACGGACAATAGCCTGCGCACGACCATCGACAAGCTGGCTTCTCGCCTCGAGCGGGCAGGAACGCGCGTTGTCGCCTGTTTCAACTACACTGGTACGCCATATATCGGCCAGACCGTGCTGCCCGAGGTCGTCTATGCCTATGGTTTGAGCGACGCGATCGCCAACGAGTACCTGAAGAAGGCCGACCTGCACGGATATTCGAACACCAAGTCGGAAGAGTTCCTGCGCATCGCTATCGATGACTTCCTCACGAAGACTGACGGATTGCGACCAGAAGGTCTGCTGCCGAAGATGGCGATTTTCGCGACCACGATTGATGAGGTGCGCAACGAGCTCCAGCCGCTTGTCGCAAAAATTCTTGAAGAGAAAGGGCTTCCCGCAGACAGCATCCTTGTAAACCTCGGAGATGATAAGACAACTAACGACGACATTCGCGAGTTCATCCGCCTTGATACGCCAGGCTCCAAGAAGCAGTTCATCCTGCTAGTGAACAAGGGACGCGAGGGATGGAACTGTCGCTCGCTGTTCAGCGTGGCGATGTTCCGAACGCCAAAGTCGAAGGTATTTGTTCTTCAGGCTACTATGCGTTGTTTCCGGTCAATCGGCGAAACCCAGCACACAGCGCACGTCTACCTTTCAGCGGACAACCTTCAGATTTTGAATGACGAACTTAGCCAAAACTTCAGGCTGTCTGCGGACGACCTGAACAATGCAAACAGCCATAAGCAAAGATACGAGATTCTGGTCAAAGAACCCGTTGAGAGGATCAAGTTGCAACGTGTTCGCCGTTCCTTTGAGCTGATCGAAAAGGAACTGCTTCCAAACCAGGAGCTTGGCATTAATCGCGCTGATAAGAGCGCTTGGCAAATGCTGACCGGGAAGTACAACCTCCTCGAGACCGTACAAAGCGGCATCGAGCCATCTCAAATAGGCAAAACGGCTTCCTCCAAAACCATCGACCGGACGGAACTACGACAGAAAGTCGTGTTCTCGGAGATTATGCTTGTTTCCGAAGTCGCGAGGTATTTGGGGCGCAGCCCGTTGGAAATCGAAGCGATCCTTAAATCCACCGGTGAAGGCATTCAAAACATCCTCGACGCGATCAACGATTACAACGAATTGCTCTACGACGTGGTGATCCCGCGCCTCTTTGGTCTTTTGTACGATTTGGAGCAACACGAAATCACCGAAGAGCATGAAGTCGAACTCGTGAGATTGCCCGAAAATGGCTCATACTCTGTAATGGCCGATCCAAATCTGGTGGTGACAGATCAAGACGTTGAAGATGCGCTTGTTTCTTCGAAATCGTTCCACCTGGATACATATGCGTTTGACTCGCGGCCTGAGCAGACGCTTTTTTGGGATTTGATCCGAGAAGGAGCCGTCAAAAAACTGTACTTCACCGGAATGCTGACCCATGGCCAGTCTGAGTTCTTCATCCAATACGTGGATCCAGAGTCAAGAATGGTCCGAAGCTACTATCCAGATTTTTTGTTCGAAAAAGACGATGGGACTTATGTGATCGTCGAGGTGAAAGGCGACAACATGATCGACGACCCGATTGTGCAGGCTAAACGTGAGTATGCTGAGCAGATGGCCGAGGCATCCGGTATGAAATATGCGATTATAAAGGGAACCGACGCTGAGGCTCATAATTTCAGCTTTCTACTATCAGCATTGTAGTCGAGGAACTTGCTACAGTCCCAAAACTAGAAGCCAAATAGATATTATGGGCATATGACTGTTACAGTATGTCCCAGCTTACTCACAAGGCATCACAATGCGGATGCTAATCAAATCAACTGATAGTTGTCGGCTCAATTCACCATTTGCTGCACGAAGCGACCGTACTCCTGGCTGACTTCTTTTGCCTCGGTGAACGCCCTTGCGCGTTCACCTTCCATGCAGCGGAAGTAATCTTGAACATTGGTGATGTAGTCCTCGAAATCCTGTCGGATAAGGTCCTCGTATTCCAGTGCGGATGCGGGGTCGCTCGGTACAAATGGTCTGGTTGGTGCCAAACAAGTTTCGGCTTGCACCGAATGAGCCATAAAAACAAACCAGATTATAAGAGTGTAAGTCGTCTTCCATGACTTAGACATGATGGTTGTTTCCTTATGATACTTGAATAAAAGTAATCTTGCTGCTTAAGGGTGGTATATAGAAAGACTTTCACCGAGTGACAATATTATAACTTGATGATGGTTTTATAACATTGTAATGTGGTGGTGCCTAAGAAGGGTGCCACTGCTGCTAACCATGGAGGTGACGCAGATCGTGGCGACAGACATAAACAAAGAAGCGCCTAATGTGGTCACAGAAACGCATTTCAAGACCCTTGTTGACAGCGGTTATCAAGCAGAGGTTGTGTGCAGAACCAAAGCTACAAAGAAAGCTGCGGTTTGGTACGGCATCTGGATTATCCGCGTCGTCAACAAGGAACGCACTTACGAAAAACTGCTCGTCCCAGCCCGCAAAAAGCTCGGTGACGACGACGAAATTGCAGTCCGAACCTTTAAGACAGCAAACGGCCTTATCTCCTTCCTCGAAAGCATGGGCTTCACACAAGTCAACATTCCGATGCTTGAAGGCGGTCGCACGTTGCACGCCCTGCCAGACACGCCTATCGAAAGTAGCGACGGCTAGTCTAGCTGCTCTAATACTCGCCAGCACCCCTGCTCTTGCGCAGAGCATGGTGCTTGTAATGAACGGCGACGGCTCGCTGAGCGAGTCTACTGCGCAAGACAACTTTACACGAAATTACAATGATGGTGTGGGCCAAGGTTCAGCGTCCGAAGGACTGCAACTTTTTGGTCAAGGCGCTGCCGTTGAAAGCCAGACAACAGATGGCGACTTCCGCGTTGCTTCTGTTGCACCAAGGGCCGCTGTGCCGCGCCCTGAAATTCTTCAAGCAATCGACGCAACAGCTATGCGCTACGCAAGCCACCCTGCCCTTCGTCGGGCGGGACTTTCGGTCACGGAATGGCGTCTGTTGTTCCGCGCGAACATCGAAATTG from Yoonia sp. BS5-3 carries:
- a CDS encoding TnsA endonuclease N-terminal domain-containing protein — encoded protein: MPKKTDAALGEFAFFKFLLTFYQQNKKRIRVSYRDLSKKFLDFNDPENAHAYLRTPQFEALEIYVFLKEFLDNKRIEQIFKEWYEKEGVFADRAEGGVAADTGQISLFEDVSQKQYEDVFKAMRKNARAYPNYIFALTMGTGKTILMATCIFYEFILANKWKKDPKYCHNALVFSPDKTVLLSLRELETFELSKVVPPEYVNFLTSHIRFHFLEEAGTSLDTLDQSMFNVIVSNTQKIILKRKNKEKTAIDDLFGATPDTFKESGSVYADAADLYDFDTPEEEGELTTNQRFEKLTRLGQLGIYVDEAHHAFGKKLAKDMGIGAKETDNSLRTTIDKLASRLERAGTRVVACFNYTGTPYIGQTVLPEVVYAYGLSDAIANEYLKKADLHGYSNTKSEEFLRIAIDDFLTKTDGLRPEGLLPKMAIFATTIDEVRNELQPLVAKILEEKGLPADSILVNLGDDKTTNDDIREFIRLDTPGSKKQFILLVNKGREGWNCRSLFSVAMFRTPKSKVFVLQATMRCFRSIGETQHTAHVYLSADNLQILNDELSQNFRLSADDLNNANSHKQRYEILVKEPVERIKLQRVRRSFELIEKELLPNQELGINRADKSAWQMLTGKYNLLETVQSGIEPSQIGKTASSKTIDRTELRQKVVFSEIMLVSEVARYLGRSPLEIEAILKSTGEGIQNILDAINDYNELLYDVVIPRLFGLLYDLEQHEITEEHEVELVRLPENGSYSVMADPNLVVTDQDVEDALVSSKSFHLDTYAFDSRPEQTLFWDLIREGAVKKLYFTGMLTHGQSEFFIQYVDPESRMVRSYYPDFLFEKDDGTYVIVEVKGDNMIDDPIVQAKREYAEQMAEASGMKYAIIKGTDAEAHNFSFLLSAL
- a CDS encoding lytic transglycosylase domain-containing protein: MVLVMNGDGSLSESTAQDNFTRNYNDGVGQGSASEGLQLFGQGAAVESQTTDGDFRVASVAPRAAVPRPEILQAIDATAMRYASHPALRRAGLSVTEWRLLFRANIEIESAYNVGARSEVGAIGLGQLMPETARDLNVDPHNWQQNLDGSARYLLMMLVQFGDARLALAAYNAGPDAVTRNNGIPPYRETQNHVSRVLAVFNRLEGENS